The following DNA comes from Halobacteriovorax sp. HLS.
GGCCTTAACTTCATCAATAATAAATTGACAGGCCTTAAATGCTAGCTCTCGGTGACTTGTACTTACAGCAACCCAAACTGCTACATCACCAATTTGCAAATGCCCAACTCTATGAACACAGTAAGCATGATGAAAATCAAAGAGCTCCTTTGCTTCATCAATAATCTTCTGTCCTTCTTTAATCGCCATGGCTTCATAACTTTGATACTCAAGAGAAGAGACCTTATGTCCTTCGTTATGATTTCTTACACGTCCATCAAAGAATACAATTGCTCCGGCCTTATCATCTTCAACTTTAGAAATAAGTTCATCATGAGTAATTTTTCTACTGGTCATTTCA
Coding sequences within:
- a CDS encoding molybdenum cofactor biosynthesis protein MoaE, translating into MFEMTSRKITHDELISKVEDDKAGAIVFFDGRVRNHNEGHKVSSLEYQSYEAMAIKEGQKIIDEAKELFDFHHAYCVHRVGHLQIGDVAVWVAVSTSHRELAFKACQFIIDEVKARVPIWKKEHYIDKSPEWVACHQCAKHSHGSETHSHHHMEA